A window of the Buchnera aphidicola (Periphyllus koelreuteriae) genome harbors these coding sequences:
- a CDS encoding ribonuclease E/G, which produces MRRMLINVVKKNIEIAIVYNKDLYNFFVKNLDINKKNNIYIGKIKSIENSLNAVFIDYGENKYGFLPFKNIFNKNLKKNILIQILKEEHQNKCSLVTTFIKFFGLYSILILNKPDIKKISKKIVGKYRKNLKKILLKLKIPINMGIILRTSAKKKTINDIQLDCDFQIKNLKIIKKKKKIFPIKINNNKNIVLFIIRNIIIYNINEIIINNKLFFNKIKKLLFFFKEKKILKKIKIFKNNIKIFNFYKINFQILNIFKRKVFLSSGACFTIDYTEALTVIDINSCHSNKGKNLEETAFNTNFESIFEIIKQLRIRDLGGIIIIDFINMSNKKNIKKIENYFKKLSRNEFSKIKIGKISKFGLLEISRQKLYNNFLDIKKICNKCNKFY; this is translated from the coding sequence ATGAGAAGAATGTTAATTAATGTTGTAAAAAAAAATATAGAAATTGCAATTGTTTATAATAAAGATTTATATAATTTTTTTGTAAAAAATTTAGATATAAATAAAAAAAATAATATTTATATTGGAAAAATTAAATCTATAGAAAATAGTTTAAATGCTGTTTTTATAGATTATGGAGAAAATAAATATGGATTTTTACCATTTAAAAATATTTTTAATAAAAATTTAAAAAAAAATATATTAATACAGATTTTAAAAGAAGAACATCAAAATAAATGTTCTTTAGTAACTACTTTTATTAAATTTTTTGGTTTATATTCTATTTTAATTCTTAATAAACCTGATATAAAAAAAATTTCTAAAAAAATTGTTGGGAAATATAGAAAAAATTTAAAAAAAATTCTTTTAAAGTTAAAAATTCCAATTAATATGGGAATTATATTACGAACTTCTGCAAAAAAAAAAACTATTAATGATATTCAATTAGATTGTGATTTTCAAATAAAAAATTTGAAGATTATAAAAAAAAAAAAAAAAATATTTCCTATTAAAATAAATAATAATAAAAATATTGTTTTATTTATCATAAGAAATATCATTATTTATAATATTAATGAAATTATTATTAATAATAAATTATTTTTTAATAAAATAAAAAAACTTTTATTTTTTTTTAAAGAAAAAAAAATTTTAAAAAAAATAAAAATTTTTAAAAATAATATAAAAATTTTTAATTTTTATAAAATTAATTTTCAAATTTTAAATATATTTAAAAGAAAAGTTTTTCTCTCTTCAGGAGCTTGTTTTACAATTGATTATACAGAAGCATTAACAGTTATTGATATTAATTCATGTCATTCAAATAAAGGAAAAAATTTAGAAGAAACAGCTTTTAATACAAATTTTGAATCTATATTTGAAATTATTAAACAATTAAGAATACGAGATTTAGGAGGAATAATTATTATAGATTTTATTAATATGTCTAATAAAAAAAATATAAAAAAAATTGAAAATTATTTTAAAAAATTATCTAGAAATGAATTTTCTAAAATTAAAATTGGAAAAATATCTAAATTTGGATTATTAGAGATATCTAGACAAAAACTTTATAATAATTTTTTAGATATTAAAAAAATTTGTAACAAATGTAATAAATTTTATTAA
- a CDS encoding RluA family pseudouridine synthase: MNLKKTKVFYEIINKFSEKQRIDNFLMKKFKKIPKSKLYNIIRKGRIRINKKRVKAKYKLNIGDIIRIPPLKIYNIKNKKIKINTIQKKILNNILYEDKIILILNKPSGLSVHGGSGIHCGIIESLRILRPLDKYLELIHRLDRFTSGILMIAKKKSSLIYFHKQFRKKNIEKKYISIVHGKCLFKNKVITASLSKKNILKKKKMVFIDKNGKKSQTILKTLKTNNLYSLISIKPKTGRTHQIRVHSSIIGHPILFDNRYGNNKLDKKFIYKKIKKNLFLHSKKISFIHPIYKKKMDIIAPLNKNFKKIIKLLF; encoded by the coding sequence ATGAATTTAAAAAAAACAAAAGTATTTTATGAAATAATTAATAAATTTTCAGAAAAACAAAGAATTGATAATTTTCTTATGAAAAAATTTAAAAAAATTCCAAAAAGTAAATTATATAATATTATAAGAAAAGGTAGAATAAGAATTAATAAAAAAAGAGTAAAAGCAAAATACAAATTAAATATTGGTGATATAATTAGAATTCCTCCATTAAAAATTTATAATATTAAAAATAAAAAAATAAAAATCAATACAATTCAAAAAAAAATATTAAATAATATTTTATATGAAGATAAAATTATTTTAATTCTAAACAAACCATCTGGATTATCTGTTCATGGTGGTAGTGGAATTCATTGTGGAATTATAGAAAGTCTTAGAATACTAAGGCCTTTAGATAAATATTTAGAATTAATACATAGATTAGATCGTTTTACTTCTGGTATATTAATGATTGCAAAAAAAAAGTCATCTTTAATTTATTTTCATAAACAATTTAGAAAAAAAAATATTGAAAAAAAATATATTTCTATTGTCCATGGAAAATGTTTATTTAAAAATAAAGTAATTACTGCTTCATTAAGTAAAAAAAATATATTAAAAAAAAAAAAAATGGTATTTATAGATAAAAATGGTAAAAAATCTCAAACTATTTTAAAAACATTAAAAACAAATAATTTATATTCTTTAATTTCAATAAAACCAAAAACTGGAAGAACACATCAAATTAGAGTTCATTCTTCTATAATAGGTCATCCAATATTGTTTGATAATAGATATGGAAATAATAAATTAGATAAAAAATTTATATATAAAAAAATTAAAAAAAATCTTTTTTTACATTCGAAAAAAATATCTTTTATTCATCCAATATATAAAAAAAAAATGGATATTATTGCTCCATTAAATAAAAATTTTAAAAAAATTATAAAATTATTATTTTAA
- the rpmF gene encoding 50S ribosomal protein L32 gives MAVQKSKPTRSKRGMRRSHDSLKKKLNLISIDKKTKETHIRHHMTKKGYYKGKKII, from the coding sequence ATGGCTGTTCAAAAAAGTAAACCAACACGTTCTAAAAGAGGAATGCGTCGATCACATGATTCATTAAAAAAAAAATTAAATTTAATTTCTATTGATAAAAAAACAAAAGAAACACATATTAGACATCACATGACAAAAAAAGGATATTATAAAGGTAAAAAAATTATTTAA
- a CDS encoding acyltransferase domain-containing protein: MIKFAMIFPGQGNQDIRIIKKLYNNYSIIKKTFDKASEYLKYNIKEKIFKKKINNTVTSQIEILIISIALFNLWKEIIGINPKIMTGHSLGQYSVYVCSKILKFSDAIKIVKYREKIMKKKQGCMNVIIGLKKKNIIKICKNFLLKKKISIACINSKKQIIITGKKKYVYQASLKLKKFGAKYIIDLPIKTISHCSSIKKIKNLLLKKCQNISFNNPKFLILDSVKIKFINNSIKIKNYLINQLCHTIQWKKTIDFILLNNIKYFLEINSSNILNKLNQNKINYFPLNIKNIFNLK, encoded by the coding sequence ATGATAAAATTTGCTATGATTTTTCCAGGACAAGGAAATCAAGATATAAGAATAATAAAAAAACTATATAATAATTACTCTATAATAAAAAAAACATTTGATAAAGCATCAGAATATTTAAAATATAATATTAAAGAAAAAATTTTTAAAAAAAAAATAAATAATACTGTAACATCACAAATTGAAATTTTAATTATTTCAATTGCATTATTTAATTTATGGAAAGAAATAATAGGAATTAATCCAAAAATTATGACAGGTCATAGTTTAGGTCAATATTCTGTATATGTATGTAGTAAAATATTAAAATTTTCTGATGCAATTAAAATAGTTAAATATAGAGAAAAAATTATGAAAAAAAAACAAGGTTGCATGAATGTAATTATTGGACTAAAAAAAAAAAATATTATAAAAATATGCAAAAATTTTTTATTAAAAAAAAAAATTTCTATTGCTTGTATAAATTCAAAAAAACAAATAATTATTACTGGAAAAAAAAAATATGTTTATCAAGCTTCTTTAAAATTAAAAAAATTTGGAGCAAAATATATTATTGATTTACCAATAAAAACTATTTCTCATTGTTCTTCTATAAAAAAAATAAAAAATTTATTATTAAAAAAATGTCAAAATATTTCTTTTAATAATCCTAAATTTTTAATTTTAGATAGTGTTAAAATAAAATTTATAAATAATTCTATAAAAATAAAAAATTATTTAATAAATCAATTATGTCATACAATTCAATGGAAAAAAACAATTGATTTTATATTATTAAATAACATTAAATATTTTTTAGAAATTAATTCATCTAATATTTTAAATAAATTAAATCAAAATAAAATAAATTATTTTCCTTTAAATATAAAAAATATATTTAATTTAAAATAA
- the fabG gene encoding 3-oxoacyl-ACP reductase FabG produces MIMNKKYVLITGARSGIGKSILKKFLKKKYIIIGTSRSQYGVKKIKNLVKNNGFSIKLNVNHPNSIKSFLNFIQKKIKNIDILINNIGYLSDNLITNISKKKWNKVININLNSVFYISKIIIKKMIKNRYGRIINIGSLVGHIGNAGQINYSASKSALIGFTKSLALEVASRGITVNLVSPGFIKTNMLKKLTSIQLKKCLKKIPMRKFGKPKDVSNLVKFLSLKKSSYITGQTFHVNGGICFL; encoded by the coding sequence ATGATAATGAATAAAAAATATGTTTTAATTACAGGAGCTAGAAGTGGTATAGGAAAATCTATTTTAAAAAAATTTTTAAAAAAAAAATATATCATAATAGGAACTTCTAGAAGTCAATATGGAGTAAAAAAAATAAAAAATTTAGTAAAAAATAATGGTTTTAGTATAAAATTAAATGTTAATCATCCTAATTCAATCAAATCATTTTTAAATTTTATACAAAAAAAAATAAAAAACATAGATATATTAATTAATAATATTGGATATTTATCAGATAATTTAATTACAAACATATCTAAAAAAAAATGGAATAAAGTAATCAATATTAATTTAAATTCTGTATTTTATATTTCAAAAATAATAATAAAAAAAATGATTAAAAATCGTTATGGAAGAATTATAAATATAGGATCATTAGTTGGGCATATAGGAAATGCTGGTCAAATTAATTATTCTGCTTCAAAATCAGCTTTAATTGGTTTTACTAAATCTTTAGCATTAGAAGTAGCTAGTAGAGGAATTACAGTAAATTTAGTTTCTCCTGGATTTATAAAAACAAATATGTTAAAAAAACTTACTTCTATTCAATTAAAAAAATGTTTAAAAAAAATTCCAATGAGAAAATTTGGAAAACCAAAAGATGTTTCTAATTTAGTAAAATTTTTATCTTTAAAAAAATCATCATATATTACTGGGCAAACATTTCATGTAAATGGAGGAATTTGTTTTTTATAA
- the acpP gene encoding acyl carrier protein, whose amino-acid sequence MNIKKKVKKIIRKCLSYKKKIKNKHFFKTDLNADSLDMIEIIMSIEEKFSINISDKESSKINTIKNLIKLIKIKLIKKQ is encoded by the coding sequence ATGAATATAAAAAAAAAAGTAAAAAAAATAATTCGTAAATGTTTATCTTATAAAAAAAAAATAAAAAATAAACATTTTTTTAAAACAGATTTAAATGCTGATTCTTTAGATATGATTGAAATTATTATGTCAATAGAAGAAAAATTTTCTATTAATATTTCAGATAAAGAATCTTCAAAAATTAATACAATAAAAAATTTAATTAAATTAATTAAAATAAAATTAATTAAAAAACAATAA
- the tmk gene encoding dTMP kinase produces MKKNKFIVVEGMEGSGKTTACKKIKKILLSKMIKNVIIVRQPGSTFISEKIRSLIKSDYKHEKLNKYSELLLLYSARFQLLKNIIQPQLKKGNWIISDRHNLSSIAYQRGGQGIQNSLIKKLIKITNKFAKPDLTIFFDVNQKIGLKRISFRSKLDRIEKKSYLFFSKVRKYYLKYISLESKKIIINANLNLKIVNKVLKKKLNHWLKNIK; encoded by the coding sequence ATGAAAAAAAATAAATTTATAGTTGTAGAGGGAATGGAAGGATCTGGAAAAACTACTGCATGTAAAAAAATAAAAAAAATTCTTTTATCAAAAATGATTAAAAACGTTATCATAGTCAGACAACCAGGAAGTACATTTATTTCTGAAAAAATCCGATCATTAATTAAATCTGATTATAAACATGAAAAATTAAATAAATATTCTGAATTATTATTGTTATATTCTGCTCGTTTTCAATTATTAAAAAATATCATTCAACCACAATTAAAAAAAGGAAACTGGATTATTTCAGATAGACATAATTTATCTTCCATTGCTTATCAAAGAGGAGGTCAAGGAATTCAAAACTCTTTAATAAAAAAATTAATTAAAATTACAAATAAATTTGCTAAACCTGATTTAACAATTTTTTTTGATGTGAATCAAAAAATTGGATTAAAACGAATTTCATTTCGTTCAAAATTAGATAGAATAGAAAAAAAATCATATCTTTTTTTTTCTAAAGTAAGAAAATATTATTTAAAATATATATCATTAGAATCAAAAAAAATAATAATTAATGCAAATTTAAATTTAAAAATAGTGAATAAAGTTCTTAAAAAAAAATTAAATCATTGGTTAAAAAATATTAAATGA
- a CDS encoding DNA polymerase III subunit delta' C-terminal domain-containing protein — protein sequence MKIYPWLKKTYKIIINQFIKKKLHHAIMIRSTIKIGSSQLIYLLCKKIVCIESNNLFSCNTCHNCTLINSKNYPDLYILIPEINKKTIGIEVIKKCIEKIQNTSTLEKNTIIWIPKIHLLTESAINSLLKILEDPPKKTIFILDYYNSFKLKKTFKSRCIIYDIFPPSEKIGISWLKKKIKKKKKNLFISLRLSENSPILAKKILKNSNWKERKKFFKQIKKSIKEKNLFKLIKFFKKNLLKKIYWIYTLILDSIKYHYYKNSKLINLDQKKLIKILNKKNDLKNLYLIIDIWKKCFFYSKNIPNVNKEFILLEPLIKWEKIFKFL from the coding sequence ATGAAAATATATCCATGGTTAAAAAAAACATATAAAATTATTATTAATCAATTTATAAAAAAAAAATTACATCATGCAATAATGATTCGATCTACAATAAAAATAGGATCATCACAATTAATCTATTTATTATGTAAAAAAATTGTATGTATTGAATCAAATAATTTATTTAGTTGCAATACTTGTCATAATTGTACATTAATAAATTCTAAAAATTATCCAGATCTTTATATTTTAATTCCTGAAATAAATAAAAAAACAATTGGTATTGAAGTAATTAAAAAATGTATAGAAAAAATTCAAAATACTTCAACTCTGGAAAAAAATACAATTATTTGGATTCCTAAAATTCATTTATTAACGGAATCCGCAATAAACTCATTATTAAAAATATTAGAAGATCCTCCAAAAAAAACAATATTTATATTAGATTATTATAATTCTTTTAAATTGAAAAAAACTTTTAAAAGTAGATGTATAATTTATGATATTTTTCCTCCGTCAGAAAAAATTGGAATATCTTGGCTAAAAAAAAAAATAAAAAAAAAGAAAAAAAATTTATTTATATCTTTACGTTTATCAGAAAATTCACCTATTTTAGCAAAAAAAATACTTAAAAATTCAAATTGGAAAGAAAGAAAAAAATTTTTTAAACAAATTAAAAAATCAATAAAAGAAAAAAATTTATTTAAATTAATTAAATTTTTTAAAAAAAATTTATTAAAAAAAATTTATTGGATATATACATTAATATTAGATTCTATTAAATATCATTATTATAAAAATTCTAAATTAATAAACCTTGATCAAAAAAAATTAATAAAAATTTTAAATAAAAAAAATGATCTTAAAAATTTATATCTTATAATTGATATCTGGAAAAAATGTTTTTTTTATTCAAAAAATATACCTAATGTCAATAAAGAATTTATTTTATTAGAACCATTAATAAAATGGGAAAAAATATTTAAATTTTTATAA
- a CDS encoding TatD family hydrolase, whose translation MFLIDSHCHLDKLNFNKNKLSKILKKAYSNKVKIILSISISLNNFKKIKKLLKNNKYKIFYSCGIHPLHIKNKKNIFKKLYKYSKNEKVIAIGETGLDYFYSKNNILEQKYFFSKHIELSKKLNKPIIIHSRNSGKDIIKILKKNESHKLKGILHSFNDNLKIALQLLDMNFYISFSGMITFKNSKALQSIIKNIPLNRLLLETDSPYLTPEPYRGKENQPSYIYYIAKYISNLLKIDIEELSYITKKNFFKLFKLNKLKK comes from the coding sequence ATGTTTTTAATAGATTCACATTGTCATCTTGATAAATTAAATTTTAATAAAAACAAATTATCAAAAATACTTAAAAAAGCATACTCTAATAAAGTTAAAATAATATTATCAATTTCTATATCACTTAACAATTTCAAAAAAATAAAAAAATTATTAAAAAATAATAAATATAAAATTTTTTATTCATGTGGAATTCATCCATTACATATAAAAAACAAAAAAAATATATTTAAAAAATTATATAAATATTCTAAAAACGAAAAAGTTATTGCAATAGGAGAAACAGGATTAGATTATTTTTATTCAAAAAATAATATATTAGAACAAAAATACTTTTTTTCTAAACATATAGAATTAAGTAAAAAACTTAATAAACCAATTATTATTCATTCAAGAAATTCAGGAAAAGATATAATTAAAATTTTAAAAAAAAATGAATCTCATAAATTAAAAGGAATATTACATTCTTTTAATGATAATTTAAAAATTGCATTACAACTTTTAGATATGAATTTTTATATATCTTTTTCTGGAATGATTACATTTAAAAATTCTAAAGCATTACAATCAATAATTAAAAATATACCCTTAAATAGATTACTCTTAGAAACAGATTCTCCTTATTTAACACCTGAGCCTTATAGAGGTAAGGAAAATCAACCTTCCTATATATACTATATTGCAAAATATATTTCTAATTTACTTAAAATAGATATAGAAGAATTAAGTTATATTACTAAAAAAAATTTCTTTAAATTGTTTAAATTAAATAAATTAAAAAAATAA
- the ptsG gene encoding PTS glucose transporter subunit IIBC — MFQNMFANLQKVGKSLMLPVSVLPIAGILLGIGSANFHFIPNFILKIMSETGGSIFYNMPLIFSIGVALGFTKNDGVAALAAVISYNIMIKTSNLMFPFFLNHSFFLINNSIKNINDTGIIGGILSGTLSSYLFNKFYKIQLPEYLGFFSGKRFVPIISGLSSIILGLILSFIWPPIGYIIQKFSIWSAYQNPIIAFGIYGLVERSLVPFGLHHIWNVPFQMQIGEYINNAGQVFHGDIARYMAGDSQAGKLSGGFLFKMYGLPGAALAIWKTAKKENKAKVGGIMLSAALTAFLTGITEPIEFAFLFVSPILYFIHSILAGLSFSICILLNMRAGTSFSHGLVDFILLSGHGNRLWLFPIIGIFYLLLYYIIFYFFILKFNLKTIGREKKIQTKSNNNIINKIPKIVKYLGGKKNISSIDACITRLRITVYNSSIVNQKKIKSLGASGVFISGLGIQIVFGTQSDNIKTLIDNYIK, encoded by the coding sequence ATGTTTCAAAATATGTTTGCTAATTTACAAAAAGTTGGAAAATCATTAATGCTTCCAGTTTCAGTTTTACCTATTGCTGGAATTTTATTAGGGATAGGATCAGCTAATTTTCATTTTATTCCAAATTTTATTTTAAAAATTATGTCAGAAACTGGTGGATCAATTTTTTATAATATGCCTCTTATTTTTTCTATTGGAGTAGCATTAGGTTTTACAAAAAATGATGGAGTAGCAGCGTTAGCTGCTGTAATTTCATATAATATAATGATAAAAACATCTAATTTAATGTTTCCATTTTTTTTAAATCATTCATTTTTTTTAATTAATAATTCTATTAAAAATATAAATGATACAGGAATAATAGGAGGAATATTATCTGGAACTCTTTCATCTTATTTATTTAATAAATTTTATAAAATTCAATTACCAGAATATTTAGGTTTTTTTTCAGGAAAAAGATTTGTTCCTATTATTTCTGGTTTATCTTCTATAATATTGGGATTAATTTTATCTTTTATATGGCCTCCTATAGGATATATCATACAAAAATTTTCAATTTGGTCTGCATATCAAAATCCAATAATTGCTTTTGGAATTTATGGATTAGTTGAAAGATCTCTCGTTCCATTTGGACTTCATCATATTTGGAATGTTCCATTTCAAATGCAAATTGGAGAATATATAAATAATGCAGGACAAGTGTTTCATGGAGATATAGCAAGATATATGGCTGGAGATTCTCAAGCTGGAAAATTATCAGGAGGTTTTCTTTTTAAAATGTATGGATTACCAGGAGCAGCATTAGCTATTTGGAAAACAGCAAAAAAAGAAAATAAGGCAAAAGTAGGAGGAATAATGTTATCAGCTGCTCTTACAGCTTTTTTAACAGGAATTACAGAACCAATTGAATTTGCTTTTCTTTTTGTATCTCCTATTTTATATTTTATACATTCAATACTTGCAGGTTTATCTTTTTCTATATGTATTTTATTAAATATGAGAGCTGGAACAAGTTTTTCTCATGGATTAGTTGATTTTATTTTATTAAGTGGTCATGGTAATCGATTATGGTTGTTTCCAATTATTGGAATTTTTTATTTATTATTATATTATATTATATTTTATTTTTTTATATTAAAATTTAATTTAAAAACTATTGGAAGAGAAAAAAAAATACAAACTAAATCAAATAATAATATTATAAATAAAATTCCAAAAATTGTTAAATATTTAGGAGGAAAAAAAAATATTTCTAGTATTGACGCATGTATAACAAGATTAAGAATAACAGTATATAATTCTTCAATAGTTAATCAAAAAAAAATAAAATCATTAGGTGCATCAGGAGTATTTATTTCAGGTTTAGGAATTCAAATTGTATTTGGAACCCAATCAGATAATATTAAAACATTAATAGATAATTATATAAAATAA
- a CDS encoding HIT domain-containing protein codes for MNIENIFEKILKKKIPSKIIYQNKKITAFKDISPKAPVHIIIIPNKFIKNLNYINKKNSNILSEMICASVKIAKNKKINKSGYRIIINCNKDGRQKIQYLHMHLIGGKKLNKF; via the coding sequence ATGAATATTGAAAATATTTTTGAAAAAATATTAAAAAAAAAAATTCCATCAAAAATAATTTATCAAAATAAAAAAATAACTGCATTCAAAGATATTTCTCCAAAAGCACCAGTTCATATAATAATTATTCCTAACAAATTTATTAAAAATCTTAATTATATTAATAAAAAAAATTCAAATATATTAAGTGAAATGATTTGTGCATCAGTAAAAATAGCAAAAAATAAAAAAATTAATAAATCAGGATATAGAATTATTATTAATTGTAACAAAGATGGAAGACAAAAAATACAATATTTACATATGCATTTAATTGGAGGGAAAAAATTAAATAAATTTTAA
- a CDS encoding porin: MINRKSLAILFPLLLSSSVSSINAKEIYNENGQTINLYGNVNPLYFYSYTSNPFAFHSIGNYTNLKIGIVSKSYINKFISGYMHVEYNPKFSSSYNENISNSFNKNNINLSYVGLDFGKWGSIDYGRNYGITYYSKQFTNKFFDNTESIIFHKDDNFLLGRTDDVLTYKNKNFSGYLDGFDLVLQHHNYCRNDKSNIKKIYNDSWGAALQYNSIYGFKIIGSTEISPYNEQNHLNKACDFVKSYALGCYYSFKNSMVSGFYCHSKNIERNFQKYDKKYKILDSIEVSGNYDFRNGFKASMGYIKSFGKAITNGDYHKISKSDTLNNHLNFILTYNFNKNFVLNIHYKYSLFKNNKYFSEKKNYFDDVNNSIGTGIMYIF; the protein is encoded by the coding sequence ATGATCAATCGAAAATCTTTAGCTATATTATTTCCTTTATTATTATCTTCTTCTGTTTCATCTATTAATGCAAAAGAAATATATAATGAAAATGGTCAAACAATAAATTTATATGGTAATGTTAATCCATTATATTTTTATTCATATACTTCCAATCCATTTGCTTTTCATTCAATAGGAAATTATACAAATTTAAAAATTGGAATTGTGAGTAAATCTTATATTAATAAATTTATATCTGGATATATGCATGTTGAATATAATCCAAAATTTTCTTCATCTTATAATGAAAATATTTCAAATAGTTTTAATAAAAACAATATTAATTTATCTTATGTTGGTTTAGATTTTGGTAAATGGGGAAGTATTGATTATGGAAGAAATTATGGAATAACTTATTACTCTAAACAATTTACTAATAAATTTTTTGATAATACAGAAAGTATTATATTTCATAAAGACGACAATTTTTTACTAGGTCGCACAGATGATGTTCTTACTTATAAAAATAAAAACTTTTCAGGGTATTTAGATGGTTTTGATCTTGTTTTACAACATCACAATTATTGTAGAAATGATAAATCAAATATAAAAAAAATATATAATGATTCTTGGGGAGCAGCTCTACAATATAATAGTATATATGGTTTTAAAATAATTGGTTCAACAGAAATAAGTCCGTATAATGAACAAAATCACTTAAACAAAGCATGTGATTTTGTAAAATCATATGCTCTAGGTTGTTATTATTCTTTTAAAAATTCAATGGTTTCAGGATTTTATTGTCATTCTAAAAATATTGAAAGAAATTTTCAAAAATATGATAAAAAATATAAAATTTTAGATTCAATTGAAGTGTCTGGAAATTATGATTTTAGAAATGGATTTAAGGCATCAATGGGATATATAAAATCTTTTGGTAAAGCAATAACTAATGGTGATTATCATAAAATATCTAAATCTGATACTTTAAATAATCATCTTAATTTTATATTAACTTATAATTTTAATAAAAATTTTGTTTTAAATATTCATTATAAATATAGTTTATTTAAAAACAATAAATATTTTTCTGAGAAAAAAAATTATTTTGATGATGTAAATAATTCAATTGGAACAGGAATAATGTATATTTTTTAA